One region of Clostridiales bacterium genomic DNA includes:
- a CDS encoding type IV secretory system conjugative DNA transfer family protein, whose amino-acid sequence MKKTLDIKKLILLNMPYILMGLFATNFGEAWRMAQGADASEKFLSLIAVLPGALQSFWPSLHPLDLLVGLCCGGSLRLAVYLKSKNAKKYRHGLEYGSARWGTREDIAPYVDPVFQNNVILTKTESLTMNSRPKDPKAARNKNVLVIGGSGSGKTRFWLKPNLMQMHSSYVVTDPKGTILVECGKMLQRGAPKLGKDGKPMKDKHGKVIYEPYRIKVLNTINFKKSMHYNPFAYIHSEKDILKLVTTLIANTKGEGKAGDDFWVKAETLLYCALIGYIHYEAPVEEQNFSTLIEFINAMEVREDDEEFKNPVDLMFDALEAEKPNHFAVRQYKKYKLAAGKTAKSILISCGARLAVFDIAELREVTAYDELELDTLGDRKTALFLIMSDTDDSFNFLISMCYTQLFNLLCEKADDVYGGRLPVHVRCLIDECANIGQIPKLEKLVATIRSREISACLVLQAQSQLKAIYKDNADTIIGNMDTSIFLGGKEPTTLKELAAVLGKETIDTYNTGESRGRETSHSLNYQKLGKELMSQDELAVMDGGKCILQLRGVRPFLSDKYDITKHPNFKYTADADDKNAFDIEAFLSARLKLKPNEVCDVYEVDTKGA is encoded by the coding sequence ATGAAAAAGACATTGGACATCAAAAAGCTCATTTTGCTGAATATGCCGTATATCCTGATGGGACTGTTTGCTACCAATTTTGGAGAGGCATGGCGAATGGCACAAGGGGCGGATGCTTCAGAAAAGTTTCTTTCGCTGATTGCGGTTCTGCCTGGGGCGCTGCAAAGTTTCTGGCCAAGCCTGCATCCATTGGACTTGTTGGTAGGACTGTGTTGTGGAGGCAGTCTGAGGCTGGCGGTGTATCTTAAAAGCAAGAACGCCAAGAAATATCGACATGGTTTGGAATATGGTTCGGCCCGCTGGGGAACCCGTGAGGATATTGCACCTTACGTTGATCCTGTATTTCAGAACAATGTGATTCTGACGAAAACGGAGAGCCTGACCATGAACAGCCGCCCCAAGGACCCCAAGGCTGCCAGAAACAAAAATGTACTGGTGATTGGCGGCTCCGGTTCCGGTAAGACCCGATTCTGGCTGAAACCAAACCTGATGCAGATGCACAGCTCCTATGTTGTGACGGACCCGAAAGGAACAATTCTGGTGGAGTGCGGAAAAATGCTCCAAAGGGGTGCGCCCAAGCTGGGGAAGGACGGAAAGCCCATGAAGGATAAGCACGGCAAGGTCATTTATGAGCCGTACCGAATCAAGGTCCTAAATACCATCAACTTCAAGAAGTCCATGCACTATAACCCCTTTGCATACATCCACTCGGAAAAGGATATTTTGAAGCTGGTGACAACGCTGATCGCCAATACCAAAGGCGAAGGCAAGGCCGGAGACGATTTCTGGGTAAAAGCAGAAACCTTGTTGTACTGCGCGCTTATTGGCTATATCCATTATGAGGCTCCGGTGGAGGAGCAGAACTTCTCTACCCTCATTGAGTTCATCAACGCCATGGAAGTCCGTGAGGATGACGAGGAGTTCAAAAACCCCGTAGACCTGATGTTTGATGCACTGGAAGCCGAGAAGCCAAATCACTTTGCGGTGCGCCAGTATAAGAAATATAAGCTGGCCGCCGGCAAAACAGCCAAGTCGATTTTGATTTCCTGCGGCGCTCGCCTTGCCGTGTTCGACATTGCAGAGTTGCGTGAGGTCACGGCTTATGATGAGCTGGAGCTGGATACTCTGGGAGACAGGAAAACTGCTCTGTTCCTCATTATGAGTGATACGGATGACAGCTTTAACTTCCTGATCTCCATGTGTTATACCCAGCTTTTCAATCTGCTCTGCGAAAAAGCCGACGATGTGTATGGCGGCAGGCTTCCGGTTCATGTGCGCTGTTTGATTGATGAGTGTGCTAACATCGGGCAGATTCCGAAACTGGAAAAGCTGGTGGCCACCATCCGAAGCCGTGAAATCTCTGCCTGTCTGGTGTTGCAGGCACAGAGTCAGCTCAAGGCGATCTATAAGGATAACGCAGATACCATCATCGGTAACATGGATACATCCATCTTCCTGGGCGGTAAAGAGCCGACTACCCTCAAAGAGCTGGCTGCCGTGCTGGGCAAGGAAACCATCGACACCTACAATACCGGAGAGAGCCGTGGGAGGGAAACCTCCCATTCACTCAACTATCAAAAATTGGGGAAAGAGCTGATGAGCCAGGATGAGCTTGCTGTTATGGATGGAGGCAAGTGTATCCTCCAGCTGCGCGGTGTGCGTCCTTTCCTTTCGGATAAGTACGACATCACCAAGCACCCCAATTTCAAGTACACTGCCGACGCGGATGATAAGAACGCTTTTGACATTGAAGCATTCTTGTCTGCAAGGCTGAAACTCAAGCCCAATGAGGTCTGCGATGTATATGAAGTAGACACAAAGGGCGCTTAA
- a CDS encoding Maff2 family protein, with translation MAFFEQAITVLQTLVIALGAGLGIWGVINLLEGYGNDNPGAKSQGMKQLMAGAGVAVVGMVLVPLLSGLFSV, from the coding sequence ATGGCATTTTTTGAACAGGCAATCACCGTTCTTCAGACCCTCGTTATCGCGCTCGGTGCCGGTCTCGGTATCTGGGGCGTTATCAACCTGCTGGAAGGTTACGGCAACGACAACCCCGGCGCCAAGAGCCAGGGCATGAAGCAGCTCATGGCCGGTGCTGGTGTAGCCGTGGTAGGCATGGTCCTTGTACCTCTGCTCTCCGGGCTTTTCTCTGTCTAA